In the Theobroma cacao cultivar B97-61/B2 chromosome 1, Criollo_cocoa_genome_V2, whole genome shotgun sequence genome, one interval contains:
- the LOC18612922 gene encoding alcohol dehydrogenase 1B, whose amino-acid sequence MGFSSIARTAIRRKLLFSKPNYRSILSSSRWFSSHVGDISKNADSIPPSSAAYHVSSGGYMRGTVFWEPTKPLTIEEFHMPRPKAGELLIKTKGCGVCHSDLHVIKGEIPFSSPCVLGHEITGEVVEHGPLTDSKITQRFPIGSYVVGAFIMPCGNCFFCSKGHDDLCEDFFAYNRAKGTLYDGETRLFLRSSGKPVYMYSMGGLAEYCIIPAHALSILPKSLPYTESAILGCAVFTAYGAMRHAAEVCPGDSIAVIGVGGVGSSCLQIARAFGASDVIAVDVQNDKLQKAKTLGATHTINAIEEDAVERIKEITGGPGVDIAVEALGKPQTFLQCIQSVRDGGKAVMIGLAKSGAIGEVDINRLVRRKIKVIGSYGARARQDLPKLVKLAETGIFNLSSAVSQKYKFEEASKAFQDLNQGKIVSRAVIEIM is encoded by the exons ATGGGTTTTTCATCTATAGCCCGCACTGCCATCCGCAGGAAGCTGCTCTTTTCAAAGCCCAACTATCGTTCAATCTTATCATCTTCCCGTTGGTTTTCGAGTCACGTTGGTGACATCAGCAAGAATGCAGACAGCATCCCGCCATCGTCGGCCGCTTATCATGTGAGCTCAGGTGGGTACATGCGAGGGACTGTGTTCTGGGAACCCACTAAGCCCCTCACTATTGAAGAATTTCATATGCCTCGTCCCAAAGCTGGAGAACTCCTCATAAAAACCAAGG GCTGTGGAGTATGCCACTCTGATCTGCATGTtataaaaggtgaaattcCATTTTCTAGCCCTTGTGTTCTTGGGCACGAGATAACTGGAGAAGTTGTTGAACATGGCCCACTCACCGACAGCAAAATCACACAAAG ATTTCCAATTGGATCTTATGTGGTTGGAGCCTTTATCATGCCTTGTGGTAATTGTTTCTTCTGTTCTAAG GGCCatgatgatttatgtgaaGATTTCTTCGCCTATAATCGAGCTAAAGGCACCCTTTATGATGGTGAAACAAGGCTTTTCCTCCGCAGCAGtg GAAAACCAGTATACATGTATAGCATGGGAGGCCTTGCTGAATACTGTATCATTCCTGCACATGCTTTATCTATTTTGCCAAAATCACTGCCATACACTGAGTCTGCAATTTTAGGATGTGCCGTATTTACTGCTTATGGTGCCATGAGACATGCAGCAGAGGTCTGTCCTGGGGATTCCATTGCTGTAATTGGAGTTGGAGGGGTTGGTTCAAG TTGTTTGCAGATAGCAAGGGCATTTGGTGCCTCTGATGTAATTGCTGTGGATGTTCAGAATGATAAACTGCAAAAAGCTAAGACTTTGGGTGCCACTCATACAATAAATGCAATAGAAGAAGATGCTGTTGAACGGATTAAA GAAATTACTGGAGGACCAGGTGTTGACATTGCTGTAGAAGCTTTGGGGAAACCTCAAACATTTTTGCAGTGTATACAAAGTGTAAGGGATGGTGGAAAAGCAGTTATGATAGGACTTGCAAAATCTGGTGCTATAGGTGAGGTGGACATCAATCGTCTTGTTCGTAGAAAG ATAAAAGTTATTGGTTCTTATGGAGCAAGGGCGCGGCAGGATCTACCCAAGTTGGTTAAACTAGCTGAAACAGGTATCTTCAATCTTAGCAGTGCTGTTTcccaaaaatacaaatttgaAGAGGCAAGTAAAGCATTTCAGGATCTTAACCAGGGAAAAATAGTCAGCCGAGCTGTAATTGAAATAATGTAG